In Populus trichocarpa isolate Nisqually-1 chromosome 7, P.trichocarpa_v4.1, whole genome shotgun sequence, the following proteins share a genomic window:
- the LOC112328239 gene encoding uncharacterized protein LOC112328239 yields the protein MKKSDPLPEPTQEIMQRIPFPQRLKKNKLDKQFSKFLDVFKKLQINIPFADALEQMPSYVKFLKDILSNKRKLEEYETVALTEECSAILQKKLPPKLKDPGSFTIPCSIGNSIFEKALCDLGASINLMPLSIFKKLGLGEARPTTVTLQLADRSLKHPRGIIEDVLVKVGKFIFPANFIILDMEEDNEIPILLGRPFLATGGALIDVKKGELRLRVNEEEVIFNVFKAIKQPDIGESCFSI from the coding sequence ATGAAAAAATCTGATCCTCTGCCAGAACCAACGCAAGAAATAATGCAGAGAATTCCATTTCCACAACGTCTCAAGAAGAATAAACTTGATAAgcaattttctaaatttcttgatgtgtttaaaaaattgcAGATTAACATTCCTTTTGCAGATGCTCTTGAACAAATGCCAAGCTATGTGAAATTTTTGAAGGACATCCTCTCAAACAAAAGAAAGCTAGAGGAATATGAGACTGTTGCTCTTACTGAGGAATGCAGTGCCATTTTACAGAAGAAACTGCCTCCTAAACTTAAGGATCCAGGGAGTTTTACTATACCATGTTCCATTGGAAATTCTATATTTGAAAAAGCTTTATGTGATTTAGGTGCAAGTATTAATCTCATGcctttatctatttttaagaAGCTTGGTTTAGGTGAAGCAAGGCCAACCACAGTAACACTACAGCTAGCTGACAGGTCATTGAAGCATCCAAGGGGAATAATTGAAGACGTACTGGTGAAAGTGGGCAAGTTCATCTTTCCAGCAAACTTCATCATTCTGGATATGGAGGAGGATAATGAGATTCCTATCTTGCTTGGCCGGCCATTCTTGGCCACTGGAGGTGCCTTAATTGATGTGAAGAAAGGGGAGCTGCGGTTAAGGGTGAATGAAGAGGAGGTGATTTTCAATGTGTTCAAAGCCATCAAACAGCCAGATATTGGGGAGAGTTGCTTCAGCATTTAA